The Mycolicibacterium mageritense genome contains a region encoding:
- a CDS encoding ArsA-related P-loop ATPase, whose amino-acid sequence MVATTESGAKPVGWPSRLTKARLHFVSGKGGTGKSTIAAALALALAAGGRRVLLVEVEERQGIAQLFDVPPLPYEEVKIATADGGGQVNALAIDIEAAFLEYLDMFYNLGLAGRAMRRIGAVEFATTIAPGLRDVLLTGKIKEVVTRTDKSPKAKRIAYDAVVVDSPPTGRISRFLDVTKAVSDLAKGGPVHSQADGVVKLLHSEQTAIHLVTLLEALPIQETLEAIEELTEMGLPIGSVIVNRNIPAYLSADDLAKAAEGDVDADAVRADLAKTGITLSDNDLAGLLTETIQHATRIAARAESAEQLDAIDVPRLELPALADGVDLGSLYELAEELERQGVR is encoded by the coding sequence CTGGTGGCAACCACAGAAAGCGGCGCCAAACCGGTCGGCTGGCCGTCGCGCCTGACCAAAGCGCGACTGCACTTCGTGTCCGGCAAGGGCGGTACCGGCAAATCCACCATCGCCGCGGCGCTGGCCCTGGCGCTGGCCGCGGGTGGCCGCCGGGTGCTGCTGGTCGAAGTGGAGGAACGCCAGGGCATCGCGCAGCTGTTCGACGTGCCGCCGCTGCCCTACGAGGAAGTCAAGATCGCCACGGCCGACGGCGGCGGTCAGGTCAACGCGCTGGCCATCGACATCGAGGCCGCGTTCCTGGAATACCTCGACATGTTCTACAACCTCGGGCTGGCCGGCCGCGCGATGCGCCGCATCGGCGCCGTCGAGTTCGCCACCACCATCGCGCCGGGCCTGCGCGACGTGCTGCTGACGGGCAAGATCAAAGAGGTCGTCACCCGAACAGACAAGAGCCCCAAGGCAAAACGGATCGCGTACGACGCGGTCGTCGTCGACTCACCGCCAACGGGCCGGATCTCCCGCTTCCTCGACGTCACCAAGGCCGTGTCGGATCTGGCCAAGGGCGGCCCGGTGCACTCTCAGGCCGACGGCGTGGTCAAGCTGCTGCACTCCGAGCAGACGGCGATCCACCTGGTGACCCTGCTGGAGGCGTTGCCGATCCAGGAAACCCTGGAGGCCATCGAAGAACTCACCGAGATGGGCCTGCCGATCGGCAGCGTCATCGTCAACCGCAACATCCCGGCGTATCTGTCCGCCGACGATCTGGCCAAGGCCGCCGAGGGCGACGTCGACGCCGACGCTGTGCGAGCGGATCTGGCAAAAACGGGAATCACGTTGTCGGACAACGATCTGGCCGGCTTGCTCACCGAGACCATCCAGCATGCGACCCGGATCGCCGCGCGTGCCGAGAGCGCCGAACAACTCGACGCGATCGATGTGCCGCGGCTGGAACTGCCCGCCCTGGCCGACGGTGTGGACCTGGGCAGCCTGTACGAGCTGGCCGAGGAACTCGAGCGACAGGGAGTCCGATAG
- a CDS encoding DUF4177 domain-containing protein, giving the protein MTEPTRWEYATVPLLTHATKQILDQWGADGWELVSVLPGPTGEQHVAYLKRPK; this is encoded by the coding sequence ATGACCGAACCGACCCGGTGGGAATACGCCACGGTGCCGTTGCTGACGCACGCGACCAAACAGATCCTCGACCAGTGGGGAGCCGACGGCTGGGAGCTGGTCTCCGTGCTGCCCGGGCCGACCGGTGAACAGCACGTCGCCTACCTGAAGCGGCCGAAGTGA
- a CDS encoding RidA family protein, translating to MSASSRLTELGIELPEVVAPLAAYVPAVRTGNLVYTAGQLPIQGGELLATGKVGAEVSPEEGNALARVCALNALAAVHALVGIDSVVRVVKVVGFVASAPGFSGQPGVVNGASELFGEVFGDAGAHARSAVGVSELPRNAPVEVEIIVEVA from the coding sequence GTGAGCGCGTCTTCGCGGCTCACCGAACTGGGCATCGAATTGCCCGAGGTGGTGGCGCCGCTCGCGGCCTACGTTCCCGCCGTGCGGACCGGCAATCTCGTCTACACCGCGGGGCAGCTGCCCATCCAGGGCGGCGAGCTGCTGGCGACCGGAAAGGTCGGCGCCGAGGTGAGCCCCGAGGAGGGCAACGCCCTGGCCCGCGTCTGCGCCCTCAACGCGCTGGCCGCGGTGCACGCGCTGGTCGGCATCGACAGTGTGGTCCGGGTCGTCAAGGTGGTCGGCTTCGTCGCGTCGGCCCCGGGCTTCAGTGGCCAGCCCGGCGTGGTCAACGGTGCCTCCGAGCTCTTCGGTGAGGTGTTCGGCGACGCCGGTGCGCATGCCCGCTCGGCCGTCGGCGTGTCCGAGTTGCCGCGTAATGCGCCGGTCGAGGTCGAAATCATCGTCGAGGTCGCGTGA
- a CDS encoding MBL fold metallo-hydrolase has translation MTAEHPAYGVLRPVTPTASVLLCNNPGLMTLEGTNTWVLRAPGSDEMVVVDPGPDDDEHIARIAELGRIALVLISHKHEDHTGGIDKIVERTGAVVRSVGSGFLRGLGGPLTDGEVIDAAGLRITVMATPGHTVDSLSFVLDDAVLTADTVLGRGTTVIDTEDGSLRDYLESLRRLQGLGARTVLPGHGPDLADLEAVTAMYLAHREERLEQVRGALRELGDDATARQVVEHVYTDVDEKLWDAAEWSVQAQLDYLRA, from the coding sequence GTGACCGCTGAGCACCCGGCTTACGGGGTGCTGCGGCCCGTCACACCGACGGCCTCGGTACTGCTCTGCAACAACCCCGGCCTGATGACGCTCGAGGGCACCAACACGTGGGTTCTGCGGGCGCCGGGCAGCGACGAGATGGTGGTCGTGGATCCCGGGCCCGACGATGACGAGCACATCGCCCGCATCGCCGAGCTCGGGCGCATCGCGCTGGTGCTGATCAGCCACAAGCACGAGGACCACACGGGCGGCATCGACAAGATCGTCGAACGCACCGGCGCCGTGGTCCGTTCGGTCGGCAGCGGTTTCCTGCGCGGGTTGGGCGGGCCGCTGACCGATGGCGAGGTGATCGACGCGGCCGGGCTGCGCATCACGGTGATGGCCACGCCCGGCCACACGGTCGACTCGCTGAGTTTCGTGCTCGACGACGCCGTGCTGACCGCCGACACCGTGCTGGGGCGCGGCACGACCGTGATCGACACCGAGGACGGCAGCCTGCGGGACTATCTGGAGTCCTTGCGCCGGCTGCAGGGCCTCGGCGCACGTACGGTCCTGCCGGGCCACGGCCCCGACCTCGCCGATCTCGAAGCCGTCACCGCGATGTACCTCGCGCACCGCGAAGAGCGGCTCGAGCAGGTGCGGGGTGCGTTACGGGAACTCGGTGACGACGCCACGGCCCGCCAGGTCGTCGAGCACGTGTACACCGACGTCGACGAGAAGCTGTGGGATGCCGCCGAGTGGAGCGTGCAGGCCCAGCTGGACTACCTCCGCGCCTAG
- the crp gene encoding cAMP-activated global transcriptional regulator CRP, whose protein sequence is MDEILARAGIFQGVEPTAVSALTKQLQPVDFPRGHTVFAEGEPGDRLYIIISGKVKIGRRSPDGRENLLTIMGPSDMFGELSIFDPGPRTSSATTITEVRAVSMDRDALRAWIADRPEIAEQLLRVLARRLRRTNNNLADLIFTDVPGRVAKQLLQLAQRFGTQEGGALRVTHDLTQEEIAQLVGASRETVNKALADFAHRGWIRLEGKSVLISDSERLARRAR, encoded by the coding sequence GTGGACGAGATCCTGGCCAGGGCCGGAATCTTCCAGGGAGTCGAACCCACCGCCGTATCGGCGTTGACCAAGCAGTTGCAGCCCGTCGACTTCCCGCGCGGACACACCGTGTTCGCCGAAGGCGAGCCGGGCGATCGGCTGTACATCATCATCTCCGGCAAGGTGAAGATCGGCCGCCGCTCGCCGGACGGCCGCGAGAACCTGCTCACCATCATGGGTCCGTCGGACATGTTCGGTGAGCTTTCGATCTTCGATCCGGGACCGCGGACGTCGAGCGCCACCACCATCACCGAGGTGCGTGCGGTGTCGATGGACCGCGACGCGCTGCGGGCGTGGATCGCCGACCGGCCCGAGATCGCCGAGCAGCTGCTGCGCGTGCTCGCGCGCCGGCTCCGCCGCACCAACAACAACCTCGCCGACCTGATCTTCACCGACGTGCCCGGTCGCGTGGCCAAGCAGCTGCTGCAGCTGGCCCAGCGGTTCGGCACGCAGGAGGGCGGCGCGCTGCGGGTCACCCACGACCTGACTCAGGAAGAGATCGCCCAGCTCGTCGGCGCGTCACGCGAAACCGTCAACAAGGCGCTGGCCGACTTCGCCCACCGCGGCTGGATCCGGCTGGAGGGCAAGAGCGTGCTGATCTCCGACAGTGAACGGCTGGCACGGCGCGCGCGCTGA
- the nth gene encoding endonuclease III — translation MSGVVSTLTAVSTGVAPTGKTARAKKWDTETHLGLVRRARRMNRELAQAFPHVYCELDFTNPLELAVATILSAQSTDKRVNLTTPALFAKYRTALDYAQADRAEMEELIRPTGFYRNKTTSLIRLGQELVARFDGEVPKTLDELVTLPGIGRKTANVILGNAFDIPGITVDTHFGRLVRRWRWTAEEDPVKVEFAVGELIERSQWTLLSHRVIFHGRRVCHARKPACGICVLAKDCPSFGLGPTEPEVAAALVKGPETEHLLALAGL, via the coding sequence ATGTCGGGGGTTGTCAGTACGCTGACAGCCGTGTCAACCGGTGTCGCACCAACAGGCAAAACAGCCCGCGCCAAGAAGTGGGACACCGAAACGCACCTCGGTCTGGTGCGCCGCGCGCGCAGAATGAACCGCGAACTCGCGCAAGCATTTCCGCATGTCTATTGCGAGCTGGATTTCACCAATCCGCTCGAATTGGCGGTCGCGACCATTCTTTCCGCGCAGAGCACCGACAAGCGGGTCAATCTGACGACGCCCGCGCTGTTCGCGAAATACCGCACCGCACTCGACTACGCGCAGGCCGACCGCGCCGAGATGGAGGAGTTGATCCGTCCCACCGGCTTCTACCGGAACAAGACCACGTCGCTGATCCGGCTGGGGCAGGAGCTCGTCGCACGCTTCGACGGGGAGGTGCCCAAAACCCTCGACGAACTGGTGACGCTGCCCGGCATCGGCCGTAAGACCGCCAACGTCATCCTGGGCAACGCCTTCGACATCCCGGGCATCACGGTCGACACGCACTTCGGGCGCCTCGTGCGGCGCTGGCGCTGGACCGCCGAGGAGGATCCGGTCAAGGTCGAGTTCGCGGTCGGTGAGCTCATCGAACGCAGCCAGTGGACTCTGCTCAGCCACCGCGTGATCTTTCACGGCCGCCGGGTCTGCCACGCACGCAAACCGGCCTGCGGCATCTGCGTGCTGGCCAAGGACTGCCCGTCGTTCGGCCTGGGGCCCACCGAGCCCGAGGTCGCCGCCGCCCTGGTCAAGGGCCCGGAGACCGAGCATCTGCTGGCCCTGGCCGGCCTGTAG
- a CDS encoding TlpA family protein disulfide reductase, which translates to MSVSTRWTVVVLVVLVALGAAFWMELRDQPGSTPGADTPTARDHRDADTPEALAGPRAKAALPPCPAPGAGAGPEALRGITLECAADGAPVDVARALAGRPVVLNLWAYWCGPCADELPAMAEYQRRNPGVLVVTVHQDENETAALLRLAELGVRLPTLQDGRRLVAAALRVPNVMPATVVLRADGSVAEILPRPFATADEIATAVDAKIRPDR; encoded by the coding sequence ATGAGCGTTTCGACCCGGTGGACCGTCGTGGTGCTCGTGGTCCTGGTGGCACTCGGCGCGGCGTTCTGGATGGAACTGCGTGACCAACCGGGCAGCACACCGGGGGCGGACACGCCCACCGCGCGCGATCACCGCGACGCCGACACCCCCGAGGCGCTGGCCGGCCCCCGCGCCAAAGCCGCTCTGCCGCCGTGTCCCGCACCCGGCGCAGGCGCGGGCCCCGAGGCGCTGCGGGGCATCACCCTGGAATGCGCGGCCGACGGCGCACCGGTCGACGTCGCCCGCGCGCTGGCCGGGCGTCCGGTGGTGCTCAACCTCTGGGCGTACTGGTGCGGGCCGTGCGCCGACGAGTTGCCCGCCATGGCCGAATACCAGCGGCGCAACCCCGGGGTGCTGGTGGTGACAGTGCACCAGGACGAGAACGAAACCGCCGCGCTGCTGCGCCTCGCCGAGCTCGGCGTACGCCTGCCGACGCTTCAGGACGGCCGCCGGTTGGTCGCCGCCGCACTACGCGTGCCCAACGTCATGCCTGCGACCGTGGTGCTGCGCGCGGACGGTAGCGTTGCCGAGATCCTGCCGCGACCATTCGCGACCGCGGACGAGATCGCCACGGCGGTCGACGCGAAGATTCGGCCCGACAGATAG
- a CDS encoding NUDIX hydrolase, which translates to MSSTRDGLTPDAAPAWLKPLVDNVAGVPDAYRRRVPPDVLAAIVEANEQAALAGARRDAAVLVLFSGPPDAPAGALPDDADLLVTVRASTLRHHAGQAAFPGGATDPGDDGPVGTAFREAVEETGIDTSRLHPLATLERMFIPPSGFHVVPVLAYSPDPGPVAVVDESETAVVARVPVRAFTNPENRLMVYREANTSRFAGPAFLLNEMLVWGFTGQVISAMLDVAGWAKPWNTDNVRELDEAMALVARPNGYGEAQH; encoded by the coding sequence GTGAGTTCCACGCGCGACGGGCTGACTCCCGATGCCGCCCCGGCGTGGCTCAAGCCTTTGGTGGACAACGTCGCCGGGGTGCCCGACGCGTACCGCAGGCGCGTGCCACCCGATGTGCTGGCGGCGATCGTCGAGGCGAACGAGCAGGCCGCGCTGGCGGGCGCGCGACGCGACGCGGCCGTGCTGGTGTTGTTCTCGGGCCCCCCGGACGCCCCGGCCGGTGCGCTGCCCGACGACGCCGATCTGCTGGTCACGGTGCGAGCGTCGACCCTGCGCCACCACGCCGGTCAGGCCGCGTTTCCCGGCGGTGCCACCGATCCGGGTGACGACGGACCCGTGGGCACGGCGTTCCGGGAAGCCGTCGAGGAAACCGGGATCGACACCAGCCGGCTACACCCGCTGGCCACCCTGGAGCGGATGTTCATCCCGCCGTCGGGTTTTCACGTCGTGCCCGTCCTGGCGTACTCGCCCGACCCTGGACCGGTCGCGGTGGTCGACGAATCCGAGACCGCGGTCGTCGCGCGGGTTCCAGTGCGCGCCTTCACCAATCCCGAGAACCGGCTCATGGTCTACCGCGAGGCCAACACCAGCCGGTTCGCGGGCCCGGCATTCCTGCTGAACGAGATGCTGGTGTGGGGGTTCACTGGTCAGGTCATCTCCGCGATGCTCGACGTGGCCGGCTGGGCGAAACCGTGGAACACCGACAATGTCCGGGAACTCGACGAAGCAATGGCGCTCGTCGCGCGTCCGAACGGCTACGGTGAAGCCCAACATTGA
- the marP gene encoding acid resistance serine protease MarP, translating into MTPSLWLDLAVIGIAFVAAISGWRSGALGSLLSFIGVVLGAVAGVLLSPHVVTHIDGPRTKLFAALFLILALVVVGEIAGVVLGRAVRGAIRNRGLRLIDSAVGVALQLVAVLVASWLLATPLTSSDQPNLAAAVKGSRVLSEVDKVAPPWLKSVPTRLSSLLDTSGLPDVLEPFGRTPIVNVDAPDAALANDAVVGITRPSVVKIRGIAPSCQKVLEGSGFVVAPNRVMSNAHVVAGADSVTVEADGQTYEAGVVSYDPNADISILDVPNLPTTPLVFADAPAPQGTDAVVMGYPGGGDFVATPARVREIIELNGPDIYRKTTVTREVYTVRGTVRQGNSGGPMINRSGKVLGVVFGAAVDDADTGFVLTAKEVERQMARVGNTQRVATGTCIS; encoded by the coding sequence ATGACACCTTCGCTCTGGCTTGATCTGGCCGTCATCGGCATCGCCTTCGTTGCCGCCATCTCCGGGTGGCGCTCGGGGGCGCTCGGCTCCCTGCTGTCCTTCATCGGCGTCGTGCTGGGCGCGGTCGCCGGCGTGCTGCTGTCGCCGCACGTGGTCACCCACATCGACGGGCCCCGCACCAAGCTGTTCGCGGCGCTGTTCTTGATCCTCGCACTGGTCGTGGTCGGTGAGATCGCGGGCGTCGTGCTGGGCCGCGCGGTGCGCGGCGCGATCCGCAACCGCGGCCTGCGCCTGATCGACTCGGCGGTGGGCGTCGCACTGCAGCTGGTCGCGGTGCTGGTGGCGTCCTGGTTGTTGGCGACGCCGTTGACCTCGTCGGACCAGCCGAACCTGGCCGCCGCCGTCAAGGGGTCGCGTGTGCTGTCGGAGGTCGACAAGGTCGCGCCGCCGTGGCTCAAGTCGGTGCCGACGCGGCTGTCGAGCCTGCTGGACACCTCGGGCCTGCCCGACGTGCTGGAACCGTTCGGCCGCACCCCGATCGTCAACGTCGACGCCCCCGACGCCGCGCTGGCCAACGATGCCGTCGTCGGCATCACGCGACCCAGTGTCGTCAAGATCCGCGGTATCGCGCCCAGCTGCCAGAAAGTGCTCGAGGGCAGTGGCTTCGTGGTCGCGCCCAACCGGGTGATGTCCAACGCGCACGTCGTCGCCGGTGCGGACAGCGTCACGGTCGAGGCCGACGGGCAGACCTACGAAGCCGGTGTCGTGTCCTACGACCCGAATGCCGACATCTCGATCCTCGACGTGCCGAATCTGCCGACTACGCCGCTGGTGTTCGCCGACGCGCCCGCGCCGCAGGGCACCGACGCGGTCGTGATGGGGTATCCGGGCGGCGGCGATTTCGTCGCGACCCCGGCGCGGGTCCGCGAGATCATCGAACTCAACGGGCCTGACATCTACCGCAAGACCACCGTGACCCGCGAGGTCTACACCGTGCGCGGCACGGTGCGGCAGGGCAATTCGGGTGGGCCGATGATCAACCGCAGCGGCAAGGTGCTCGGCGTGGTGTTCGGCGCGGCCGTCGACGACGCCGACACGGGCTTCGTGCTGACGGCCAAAGAGGTCGAGCGGCAGATGGCCAGGGTCGGCAACACCCAGCGGGTCGCCACCGGGACGTGCATCTCCTGA
- a CDS encoding alpha/beta fold hydrolase: MPAPDPSVTRIDGPWRHLQVHANGIRFQVVEGEGSQPDRPLVILLHGFGSFWWSWRHQLTGLRDARVVAVDLRGYGGTDKPPRGYDGWTLAGDTAGLVRALGHKTATLVGHADGGLVCWATAVLHPRVVRAIAVVSSPHPVALRASTLTRRDQGRALLPPMLRYQLPIWPEHALTRHDGAELERLVRSRSSEKWQATQDFAETMGHLRQAIQIPGAAHSALEYQRWAVRSQLRGEGRRFMRSMKRPIHVPVLHLRGDADPYVLADPVYRTQHYAPHGRYVSVAGAGHFAHEEQPAEVNAQLTRYFAQVHA, encoded by the coding sequence ATGCCCGCGCCTGATCCGTCGGTCACACGGATCGACGGGCCCTGGCGTCATCTACAGGTCCACGCCAACGGCATCCGGTTCCAGGTCGTGGAAGGCGAGGGCTCGCAGCCCGACCGGCCGCTGGTCATCCTGCTGCACGGCTTCGGCTCGTTCTGGTGGTCGTGGCGCCATCAGCTCACCGGATTGCGGGACGCCCGGGTGGTCGCGGTGGACCTGCGCGGGTACGGCGGCACCGACAAACCGCCGCGGGGCTACGACGGCTGGACCCTGGCCGGGGACACGGCCGGCCTGGTGCGCGCGCTCGGGCACAAGACCGCGACGCTGGTCGGGCACGCCGACGGTGGTCTGGTGTGCTGGGCGACCGCGGTGCTGCACCCTCGCGTGGTGCGCGCGATCGCGGTGGTCAGCTCGCCACATCCGGTCGCGCTGCGGGCGTCCACGCTCACGCGCCGCGACCAGGGCCGGGCGCTGCTGCCGCCGATGCTGCGCTATCAGTTGCCGATCTGGCCCGAGCATGCGCTGACCCGCCACGACGGCGCGGAACTCGAGCGGCTGGTGCGCAGCCGCTCGAGCGAGAAATGGCAGGCCACGCAGGACTTCGCCGAGACCATGGGGCACCTTCGGCAGGCGATCCAGATTCCGGGCGCGGCGCATTCGGCCCTGGAGTATCAGCGCTGGGCCGTACGCAGCCAGTTACGCGGCGAGGGCAGGCGCTTCATGCGGTCCATGAAGCGGCCCATCCACGTCCCGGTGCTGCACCTGCGCGGCGACGCGGATCCGTACGTGTTGGCCGACCCGGTGTACCGCACGCAGCACTATGCCCCGCACGGCCGCTACGTATCCGTGGCGGGCGCGGGCCATTTCGCGCACGAGGAGCAGCCCGCGGAGGTCAACGCCCAGCTGACCCGGTACTTCGCCCAGGTCCACGCCTAG
- a CDS encoding phage holin family protein, giving the protein MSIGDRKNGVPATVTSIPLVDPNAPKPDPSIGDLVKDATAQMSTLVRAEVELAKAEITRDVKKGLTGSVFFIAALVVLFYSTFFFFFFVAELLDTWLWRWVAFLIVFGVMVLTTVALALFGYLKVRRIRGPRQTIESVKETREALTPGHDKAAAPGAAVAKQPTADPSGW; this is encoded by the coding sequence GTGAGCATTGGCGACCGCAAGAACGGCGTACCAGCAACGGTGACATCGATTCCGCTGGTGGATCCGAACGCGCCCAAGCCCGACCCGTCCATCGGTGACCTGGTCAAGGACGCCACCGCGCAGATGTCGACCCTGGTGCGCGCCGAAGTCGAGCTGGCAAAGGCCGAGATCACCCGCGACGTCAAGAAGGGCCTGACCGGCAGCGTGTTCTTCATCGCCGCCCTGGTCGTGCTGTTCTACTCGACGTTCTTTTTCTTCTTCTTCGTGGCCGAGCTGCTCGACACGTGGCTGTGGCGCTGGGTCGCGTTCCTGATCGTGTTCGGGGTCATGGTGCTGACGACCGTGGCGCTCGCCCTGTTCGGGTACCTCAAGGTGCGGCGCATCCGCGGTCCGAGGCAAACCATCGAGTCGGTCAAGGAAACCCGCGAAGCGCTCACCCCCGGGCACGACAAGGCCGCCGCACCGGGCGCGGCGGTGGCCAAGCAACCCACCGCTGACCCTTCGGGCTGGTAA
- a CDS encoding S1 family peptidase, translating to MATRHRRRLLVLAPLLALVALLTPVAAHADGPVVLGGGSGIVVNGDTFCTLTAIGHDNAGRLIGFTSAHCGGPGAVVGAEGATDAGIVGKMVAGNDLLDYAVIEFDPQKVTPTKNVNGFEIDGLGPDPVFGQVACKLGRTTGYSCGVTWGPGQEPGTIVNQVCGQPGDSGAPVTVNNLLVGMIHGAYTEDLPTCVVKFVPLHTPAVTMSFNTQLADITAKNRPGTGFVPIA from the coding sequence TTGGCGACCAGACACCGCCGGCGACTTCTCGTGTTGGCACCGCTTCTTGCACTGGTCGCCCTGCTGACCCCGGTCGCCGCGCACGCCGACGGTCCGGTCGTGCTCGGCGGCGGTTCGGGCATCGTCGTCAACGGCGACACGTTCTGCACGTTGACCGCGATCGGTCATGACAACGCCGGCAGGCTGATCGGCTTCACGTCGGCACACTGCGGCGGCCCGGGCGCGGTGGTGGGCGCCGAAGGCGCCACCGACGCCGGGATCGTGGGCAAGATGGTCGCCGGCAACGATCTCCTGGACTACGCGGTGATCGAGTTCGACCCGCAGAAGGTCACGCCGACCAAGAACGTCAACGGCTTCGAGATCGACGGGCTCGGCCCGGACCCGGTCTTCGGCCAGGTCGCGTGCAAGCTCGGCCGCACCACCGGCTACTCGTGCGGTGTGACCTGGGGGCCGGGCCAGGAGCCCGGCACGATCGTCAATCAGGTGTGCGGACAGCCCGGTGATTCCGGCGCGCCCGTAACCGTCAACAACCTCCTGGTCGGCATGATCCACGGCGCGTACACAGAAGACCTGCCGACGTGTGTGGTGAAATTCGTGCCGCTGCACACCCCGGCCGTGACGATGTCGTTCAACACGCAGCTGGCAGACATCACCGCCAAGAACCGGCCCGGCACGGGATTCGTGCCGATCGCCTAG